A window of the Lysinibacillus irui genome harbors these coding sequences:
- the fsa gene encoding fructose-6-phosphate aldolase: protein MKFFIDTANFEEIKEAHAWGILSGVTTNPSLVAKEENVSFHDRLREIAELVDGSVSGEVIALDAEGMIKEGLELAAIAPNITVKLPMTPAGLEACRYFANKGIKTNVTLIFSANQALMAARAGATYVSPFIGRLDDIGQNGVELIETIADIFTIHNIDTQIIAASVRHPQHVTAAALAGAHISTTPFKVLKQLFHHPLTEKGIEGFLADWNKRKGE from the coding sequence ATGAAATTTTTCATTGATACAGCAAATTTTGAAGAGATTAAAGAGGCACATGCATGGGGTATCTTATCAGGAGTTACAACAAACCCATCGTTAGTTGCTAAAGAAGAAAATGTTTCTTTCCATGATCGTCTACGTGAAATTGCTGAGCTAGTTGATGGCTCTGTGAGCGGGGAAGTTATTGCGCTTGATGCAGAAGGAATGATTAAAGAAGGTTTAGAATTAGCTGCGATTGCTCCAAACATTACAGTGAAACTACCAATGACACCAGCTGGATTAGAGGCTTGTCGTTACTTTGCAAACAAAGGTATTAAAACAAATGTGACATTAATCTTTAGTGCAAACCAAGCATTAATGGCTGCGCGTGCAGGTGCTACATACGTATCACCATTTATCGGCCGTTTAGATGACATTGGTCAAAATGGTGTAGAACTAATTGAAACAATTGCTGATATTTTTACAATTCATAATATCGATACGCAAATTATTGCTGCCTCTGTTCGTCATCCACAGCACGTTACGGCTGCAGCATTAGCGGGCGCACATATTTCAACTACTCCGTTTAAAGTATTAAAACAACTTTTCCACCATCCATTAACGGAAAAAGGAATTGAAGGATTTTTAGCGGATTGGAATAAGAGAAAAGGCGAATAA
- a CDS encoding UDP-N-acetylglucosamine 1-carboxyvinyltransferase: MDVYKITGENRLQGTIKVSGAKNSAVALIPASILANSPVTIGGIPEISDAWTLKALLEEIGGEVSFENGKMTIDPTDMIALPLPNGNVKKLRASYYLMGAMLGRFKKAVIGLPGGCFLGPRPIDQHIKGFEALGAKITNEHGAIYLRADELIGAKIYLDVASVGATINIMLAAVLAKGRTVIENAAKEPEIIDVATLLTNMGANIKGAGTSVIRIEGVEELHGTEHTIIPDRIEASTFLIMAAAVGDGITIDNVIPLHLEAIIAKLREMGVKIEIGEESIYVPKTDLSTLQAVDVKTLVYPGFPTDIQQPLAVLMSQAFGSSKVTDTIYTARFKHIDELRRMNADARVEGNTAIIKGPSKLHGSTVTATDLRAGAALVLAGLLAEGETEIHDIYHIERGYSSLIEKLRDLGADIRRETIMARVAETKE, encoded by the coding sequence ATGGATGTTTATAAAATTACTGGCGAAAATCGTCTTCAAGGTACAATTAAAGTTAGTGGTGCAAAAAATAGTGCAGTCGCCTTAATTCCTGCATCAATTTTGGCGAACTCTCCAGTGACTATTGGAGGGATACCCGAAATTTCAGATGCATGGACATTAAAGGCTTTGTTAGAGGAAATTGGCGGGGAAGTTTCGTTTGAGAATGGTAAAATGACGATCGATCCAACCGATATGATTGCATTGCCGTTACCAAATGGTAACGTTAAAAAGCTACGCGCTTCCTATTATTTAATGGGTGCTATGCTTGGTCGTTTTAAGAAAGCAGTTATTGGATTACCTGGAGGCTGCTTTTTAGGACCACGTCCAATTGATCAACATATAAAAGGCTTTGAGGCATTGGGAGCTAAAATTACCAATGAACATGGGGCGATATATTTACGCGCAGATGAATTGATTGGGGCAAAAATTTATTTAGATGTGGCCAGTGTTGGAGCTACAATTAATATCATGTTAGCCGCAGTCCTTGCAAAGGGACGTACTGTCATTGAAAATGCTGCAAAGGAACCTGAAATTATCGATGTAGCAACACTTCTAACGAATATGGGAGCTAATATTAAAGGTGCAGGTACAAGTGTTATCCGTATTGAAGGTGTGGAAGAATTACACGGTACCGAGCATACGATTATTCCAGATCGTATTGAAGCTTCTACATTTTTAATTATGGCTGCAGCAGTCGGTGACGGTATTACTATTGATAATGTTATTCCACTGCATTTAGAAGCTATTATTGCCAAGCTTCGTGAAATGGGTGTGAAAATTGAAATTGGGGAAGAAAGCATTTATGTGCCTAAAACAGACCTCTCAACATTACAAGCGGTGGATGTCAAAACCTTGGTATATCCAGGATTCCCGACGGATATTCAGCAACCACTTGCTGTGTTAATGTCACAAGCATTCGGTTCCTCAAAAGTAACAGATACTATTTATACAGCTCGATTTAAGCATATTGATGAACTTCGACGTATGAATGCAGATGCTCGAGTAGAAGGAAACACGGCTATTATTAAAGGGCCAAGTAAATTGCATGGCTCAACCGTAACAGCTACAGATCTTCGCGCTGGTGCAGCTTTAGTATTAGCTGGTCTCCTAGCGGAAGGTGAAACAGAAATTCATGATATCTATCATATTGAACGTGGCTATAGCTCACTTATTGAGAAATTACGTGATTTAGGCGCTGATATTCGACGTGAAACCATCATGGCACGCGTAGCTGAGACAAAGGAATAA
- a CDS encoding class II fructose-bisphosphate aldolase has protein sequence MALVSMKEMLIKAKAEGYAVGQFNINNLEWTQAILQAAEEEKSPVILGVSEGAGKYMGGFVAVVHMVKGLMESYGTTVPVAIHLDHGSSFAKCKEAIDAGFTSVMIDASHHPFEENVKITSEVVEYAHAKGVSVEAELGTVGGDEDGVIGGIIYANPEECRKMVELTDIDCLAPALGSVHGPYKGEPNLGFKEMEEISKLADLPLVLHGGTGIPTKDIQRSISLGTAKINVNTENQIEATKVIREILDNDKVVYDPRKFLGPAREAIKATVIGKIREFGSAQKA, from the coding sequence ATGGCATTAGTATCTATGAAAGAGATGTTAATTAAAGCAAAAGCAGAGGGTTATGCTGTTGGTCAATTCAACATTAACAACCTTGAATGGACACAAGCAATTTTACAAGCAGCAGAAGAAGAAAAATCTCCAGTGATTCTTGGTGTTTCTGAAGGCGCAGGTAAATACATGGGCGGATTTGTCGCTGTTGTTCACATGGTAAAAGGTTTAATGGAATCTTACGGTACGACAGTTCCTGTAGCGATTCATCTTGACCATGGTTCTAGCTTTGCAAAATGTAAAGAAGCAATTGATGCAGGCTTTACTTCCGTGATGATTGATGCATCACATCACCCATTTGAGGAAAATGTTAAAATTACTTCAGAAGTAGTAGAATACGCACATGCTAAAGGCGTTTCTGTTGAAGCAGAATTAGGAACAGTTGGTGGGGATGAAGATGGCGTAATCGGTGGTATTATTTACGCTAATCCAGAAGAATGCCGCAAAATGGTTGAGCTAACTGATATCGACTGCTTAGCACCAGCACTTGGCTCTGTACATGGTCCTTACAAAGGAGAGCCGAACCTAGGCTTTAAAGAAATGGAAGAAATCTCTAAGCTGGCAGATCTACCACTTGTATTACACGGTGGTACAGGTATCCCAACAAAAGATATCCAACGCTCCATTTCATTAGGTACAGCTAAAATCAACGTCAATACTGAAAATCAAATTGAAGCAACAAAAGTAATCCGTGAAATTCTTGACAATGACAAAGTGGTTTACGATCCTCGTAAATTCCTTGGTCCAGCACGTGAAGCCATCAAAGCTACGGTTATTGGTAAAATTCGTGAATTTGGAAGTGCACAAAAAGCATAA
- the glpX gene encoding class II fructose-bisphosphatase, with translation MERSLSMEVVRVTEAAAIASGKWMGRGLKIEADDAATTAMRKMFDTIPMHATVVIGEGEMDEAPMLYIGEELGLRNGGPQVDIAVDPLEGTNIVAKGTNGAMTVLAIADKGNLLNAPDMYMEKIAVGPEAAGKVDINASVTYNLLQVAKAKNKDISDVVATLLDRPRHQAIVDEIREAGARIKFIQDGDVGAAINTAFDETGIDIMFGTGGAPEGVIAAVALKCLGGDFQAKLVPEDEEQLERCTKMGVDVEKVLYLDDLVKGDDAIFAATAVTDCELLKGVQYKGAYALTHSVVMRAKSGTVRFVEGRHALEKKPRY, from the coding sequence ATGGAACGTAGTTTATCGATGGAAGTAGTACGAGTAACAGAAGCAGCAGCAATCGCATCCGGGAAATGGATGGGGCGCGGTTTAAAAATTGAGGCAGATGATGCAGCAACAACAGCGATGCGCAAAATGTTCGATACAATTCCAATGCATGCTACAGTAGTAATTGGTGAAGGTGAAATGGATGAAGCACCAATGCTTTATATTGGTGAAGAACTTGGTTTACGAAATGGCGGTCCACAGGTAGATATTGCAGTGGATCCACTAGAAGGTACAAATATTGTGGCAAAAGGTACAAATGGTGCGATGACAGTACTTGCGATTGCAGATAAAGGGAATCTGTTAAATGCTCCAGACATGTACATGGAGAAAATTGCCGTTGGACCAGAAGCTGCTGGGAAAGTAGATATCAATGCTTCTGTCACTTATAACTTATTACAAGTTGCAAAAGCTAAAAATAAAGATATTTCTGATGTTGTCGCTACTCTTTTAGATCGACCACGTCACCAAGCAATTGTTGATGAAATTCGTGAAGCGGGTGCACGTATTAAATTTATTCAAGATGGCGATGTTGGTGCAGCGATTAATACTGCTTTTGATGAAACAGGTATTGATATTATGTTTGGAACAGGTGGCGCACCAGAGGGCGTTATTGCAGCTGTCGCGTTAAAATGCCTGGGTGGAGATTTCCAAGCAAAACTTGTACCAGAGGATGAGGAGCAATTAGAACGCTGCACAAAAATGGGTGTAGATGTTGAAAAAGTTCTTTATTTAGATGACCTAGTAAAAGGTGACGATGCTATTTTTGCAGCGACTGCTGTAACAGATTGCGAGCTTTTAAAGGGTGTTCAATATAAAGGTGCTTATGCCTTAACACATTCAGTAGTTATGCGTGCTAAATCTGGTACGGTTCGTTTTGTTGAAGGCCGTCACGCTCTTGAGAAAAAACCTAGATATTAA
- the rho gene encoding transcription termination factor Rho, with the protein MSALTIAQLENMTLKELYALARQYKISYYSKLTKKELIFAILKTRSEQEGYFFMEGVLEIVSQEGFGFLRPINYSPSKEDIYISASQIRRFDLRNGDKVSGKVRPPKENERYYGLLQVDAVNGEDPEVAKERVHFPALTPLYPNRQIKLETTQRNLSTRIMDLVAPVGFGQRGLIVAPPKAGKTSLLKEIANAITTNHPEAELIVLLIDERPEEVTDIERSVNADVVSSTFDEVPENHVKVAEIVLERARRLVEHKRDVIILMDSITRLARAYNLVIPPSGRTLSGGIDPAAFHRPKRFFGSARNIEEGGSLTILATALVDTGSRMDEVIYEEFKGTGNLELHLDRQLAERRIFPALDIRRSGTRKEELLLEPEQLEKLWAIRKTFSDAPDFAERFLKKIRTTKSNEEFFEKLNEDMKKATKGKGLL; encoded by the coding sequence ATGTCTGCATTGACAATCGCTCAATTAGAAAACATGACGTTAAAAGAGCTTTACGCCCTTGCACGCCAATATAAAATTTCATATTATAGCAAGCTAACGAAAAAAGAATTAATATTTGCTATTTTGAAAACGCGTTCAGAGCAAGAGGGCTATTTCTTTATGGAAGGCGTACTAGAAATTGTTTCGCAAGAGGGCTTTGGCTTCCTTCGACCAATCAACTACTCTCCAAGTAAAGAAGATATTTATATTTCTGCATCCCAAATACGTCGCTTTGATCTACGTAATGGGGACAAGGTGTCAGGAAAGGTGCGCCCACCAAAGGAAAATGAGCGCTATTATGGCCTATTACAAGTAGATGCTGTTAATGGCGAAGATCCTGAAGTGGCGAAAGAACGTGTTCATTTCCCTGCATTAACACCTTTATATCCGAATCGACAAATTAAGCTAGAAACAACACAACGTAATTTATCGACACGTATCATGGATTTAGTTGCACCTGTGGGCTTTGGCCAACGTGGTTTAATCGTTGCACCACCAAAGGCGGGGAAAACATCTTTATTAAAAGAAATCGCGAACGCCATTACAACCAATCATCCTGAAGCAGAGTTAATTGTCTTACTGATTGATGAACGTCCTGAGGAAGTTACAGATATTGAACGTTCTGTCAATGCAGATGTTGTCAGCTCAACTTTCGATGAAGTGCCAGAGAACCATGTAAAAGTGGCAGAGATTGTATTAGAACGTGCACGACGTTTAGTGGAGCATAAGCGTGATGTCATTATTCTAATGGACTCAATTACACGTTTAGCGCGCGCTTATAACCTAGTAATTCCACCAAGTGGACGTACACTTTCAGGTGGTATTGATCCGGCGGCTTTCCATAGACCGAAACGTTTCTTTGGTTCAGCTCGAAATATTGAAGAAGGCGGTAGCTTAACGATTTTAGCAACAGCTTTAGTCGATACGGGTTCACGGATGGACGAAGTAATTTATGAAGAATTTAAGGGAACAGGTAATTTAGAGCTCCATCTTGATCGTCAGCTTGCAGAGCGCCGTATTTTCCCAGCGCTTGATATTCGTCGTTCAGGTACACGTAAAGAAGAGCTTCTTCTTGAGCCAGAGCAACTTGAAAAGCTATGGGCTATCCGTAAAACGTTTTCAGATGCGCCTGATTTTGCAGAGCGCTTCCTGAAAAAAATACGTACAACAAAATCGAATGAAGAGTTTTTTGAAAAACTTAACGAAGATATGAAAAAAGCAACAAAGGGTAAGGGGCTTTTATAA
- a CDS encoding AraC family transcriptional regulator, with amino-acid sequence MNYDAYMLLWQNTFLQVKHIEYINKAEVRISKVLTYSTFLIVTAGDAQVVIDEQPYHVQRFTIFHIGKSQCLQITAQHRVSYFLIGYKGSVMYRDAFLQHLQIQYQPFQTCFSCVPANPIIIHNILQDMYSKWNSGSIQEHLSVKASMYEFIYLIFHEMADGQGTPHEVDKAEVAHLYIKQHLHQPLSVQTLADMLHISTRHLLRIFKARFGVGPQIYLQQLRIEQAKKYLLTHHYGIKEIAISLGFEDEYYFSRAFKKATNMAPSSFRLKYASSMSEIAITNENRFQYNKNQLAQAKRFENGENEFMRQKMIQHIKISFLLSLLVLLAACNEDTSQTKEEQQTPLTPETRIVMDDSGRKVEIPMRAERIVTDWYLGQILALDIVPVGGVTANLDYAAFLKQHYKNGEITNIGTDGKVSLEKVLELKPDLIITWNPEDVEKFEKIAPTLVFAEDAHPSATEEIKAMGNFLGRQDEAETFTKEFEDRIAKAKQKINDVIPDGATFTIFEMFQKNASVVGNSGVSGGRALYQILEMKPQGKVQELYDSKEASGGRYEISYEVVGDYVGDYNFMINFFYKDEKLPATWANLNIVKNNQILELPSEFYFASDPLSGLHQAEELVDKIANFTKAQQQ; translated from the coding sequence ATGAACTATGATGCCTACATGCTTCTTTGGCAAAATACATTCCTTCAAGTGAAGCATATCGAATACATAAATAAAGCAGAAGTCCGAATATCAAAAGTATTAACCTATAGCACATTTCTTATTGTCACAGCAGGCGATGCACAGGTTGTTATTGATGAACAGCCTTATCATGTACAACGCTTCACTATTTTTCACATCGGAAAATCTCAATGTCTTCAGATTACTGCGCAGCATAGAGTTAGTTACTTTCTTATAGGTTATAAAGGCAGTGTCATGTACAGAGATGCTTTTTTACAGCATTTACAAATACAATACCAACCTTTTCAAACATGCTTTTCTTGTGTACCTGCGAACCCAATCATCATTCACAACATTCTTCAGGATATGTATAGTAAATGGAATTCTGGCTCTATTCAAGAGCATCTATCAGTTAAAGCTTCGATGTATGAGTTTATTTATCTTATATTTCATGAAATGGCTGATGGACAAGGCACTCCACATGAAGTGGATAAAGCTGAAGTAGCACACTTGTATATTAAACAACATCTTCATCAACCATTATCTGTGCAAACATTAGCAGATATGCTTCATATCAGTACGCGTCATCTTTTACGTATTTTTAAAGCTCGTTTTGGGGTGGGACCACAAATTTATTTACAGCAATTGAGAATAGAGCAAGCAAAAAAATACTTGCTGACCCATCATTATGGCATAAAAGAAATTGCTATTTCACTAGGTTTTGAAGATGAATACTATTTTAGTCGAGCATTTAAAAAGGCGACAAATATGGCACCAAGCAGTTTTAGGCTGAAATATGCAAGTTCTATGTCCGAAATTGCCATTACAAATGAGAATCGTTTTCAATACAATAAGAATCAGCTCGCGCAAGCAAAACGATTTGAGAATGGAGAAAATGAATTCATGAGGCAAAAGATGATTCAGCATATCAAAATATCTTTTTTATTAAGCTTGCTAGTTTTATTAGCAGCATGCAATGAAGATACTAGTCAAACTAAAGAGGAGCAACAAACACCACTTACTCCAGAGACTAGAATCGTGATGGATGATAGTGGACGCAAAGTAGAAATTCCGATGAGAGCAGAGAGAATCGTAACAGATTGGTATCTTGGTCAAATTTTAGCGTTAGATATTGTACCCGTAGGAGGAGTAACGGCTAACCTCGATTATGCTGCCTTTTTAAAGCAACATTACAAGAATGGGGAAATTACCAATATTGGTACGGATGGTAAGGTGTCATTAGAAAAGGTTTTGGAGTTAAAACCAGATTTAATCATTACATGGAATCCAGAAGATGTAGAGAAGTTCGAGAAAATTGCACCAACCCTTGTATTCGCTGAAGATGCTCATCCATCAGCAACTGAAGAAATTAAGGCGATGGGTAATTTTTTAGGAAGACAGGACGAGGCTGAAACATTTACAAAAGAATTTGAAGATCGTATAGCAAAAGCGAAGCAAAAAATTAATGATGTGATTCCAGATGGAGCAACATTTACTATTTTTGAAATGTTTCAAAAAAATGCATCAGTTGTTGGAAATTCAGGCGTATCAGGCGGTAGAGCACTCTATCAAATCTTGGAAATGAAACCTCAAGGAAAGGTGCAAGAGTTATATGATTCAAAGGAAGCGAGTGGTGGGCGTTATGAGATTTCCTATGAGGTAGTAGGAGACTATGTAGGTGACTATAACTTCATGATTAACTTCTTTTACAAAGATGAGAAGTTACCAGCCACATGGGCAAATTTAAATATTGTAAAAAATAATCAAATACTAGAGCTTCCATCTGAATTTTATTTTGCTTCTGATCCGCTTTCTGGCTTACATCAAGCTGAGGAACTGGTTGACAAAATAGCTAACTTTACGAAGGCTCAGCAACAATAA